In Enterobacter pseudoroggenkampii, one genomic interval encodes:
- the pdhR gene encoding pyruvate dehydrogenase complex transcriptional repressor PdhR: MAYSKIRQPKLSDVIEQQLEFLILEGTLRPGEKLPPERELAKQFDVSRPSLREAIQRLEAKGLLLRRQGGGTFVQNSLWQSFSDPLVELLSDHPESQFDLLETRHALEGIAAYYAALRSTDEDRVRIRELHQAIERAQQSGDLDAESSAVVQYQIAVTEAAHNVVLLHLLRCMEPMLAQNVRQNFELLYARREMLPLVSNHRTRIFEAIMAGEPEQAREASHRHLAFIEEILLDRSREQSRRERSLRRIQQRKD; this comes from the coding sequence ATGGCCTACAGCAAAATTCGCCAACCAAAACTATCTGATGTGATTGAGCAGCAGCTGGAGTTTTTAATCCTCGAAGGGACTCTGCGCCCGGGTGAGAAACTTCCACCAGAACGCGAGCTGGCAAAACAGTTCGACGTTTCACGTCCCTCTCTGCGTGAGGCGATTCAACGTCTCGAAGCAAAGGGCTTGCTGCTTCGTCGCCAGGGCGGCGGAACCTTTGTGCAAAACAGCCTGTGGCAGAGCTTCAGCGATCCGCTGGTAGAACTTCTCTCTGACCACCCAGAATCCCAGTTTGACCTGCTTGAGACCCGTCACGCGCTTGAAGGGATTGCGGCCTATTACGCCGCCCTTCGCAGCACTGATGAAGATCGCGTGCGCATCCGCGAACTGCATCAGGCCATTGAACGGGCACAGCAGTCCGGCGATTTAGACGCCGAGTCCAGCGCCGTCGTCCAGTATCAAATCGCCGTCACCGAAGCGGCACACAATGTGGTGCTCCTCCATCTGCTACGCTGCATGGAGCCGATGCTGGCCCAGAACGTTCGTCAGAATTTTGAATTGTTGTATGCCCGTCGGGAGATGCTCCCACTGGTAAGCAACCATCGCACCCGAATATTCGAGGCGATAATGGCCGGGGAACCGGAGCAGGCGCGTGAAGCGTCGCACCGCCATCTGGCTTTCATTGAGGAAATCTTGCTGGACCGCAGCCGTGAACAATCGCGACGCGAACGTTCATTACGCCGCATACAGCAACGAAAGGATTAA
- the aroP gene encoding aromatic amino acid transporter AroP: MEAQQHGDQLKRGLKNRHIQLIALGGAIGTGLFLGSASVIQSAGPGIILGYAIAGFIAFLIMRQLGEMVVEEPVAGSFSHFAYKYWGSFAGFASGWNYWVLYVLVAMAELTAVGKYIQFWYPEIPTWASAAAFFVIINAINLTNVKVFGEMEFWFAIIKVIAVVAMIIFGGWLLFSGNGGPQATVRNLWEQGGFLPHGMTGLVMMMAIIMFSFGGLELVGITAAEADNPEQSIPKATNQVIYRILIFYVGSLAVLLSLLPWTRVTADTSPFVLIFHELGDTFVANALNIVVLTAALSVYNSCVYCNSRMLFGLAQQGNAPKMLLNVDKRGVPVNTIIVSAIVTALCVLINYMAPESAFGLLMALVVSALVINWAMISLAHIKFRRAKQQQGVTTRFPALLYPLGNWICLLFMAAVLVIMLITPGMAISVYLIPVWIAILGVGYLFSQKSRNAMKAH, from the coding sequence ATGGAAGCTCAACAGCACGGCGATCAGCTAAAGCGCGGGCTTAAAAACCGCCATATTCAGCTCATCGCACTGGGCGGTGCGATAGGTACCGGCCTGTTTCTGGGCAGCGCATCCGTTATCCAGTCTGCCGGTCCGGGTATTATTTTGGGTTACGCGATTGCGGGTTTCATTGCTTTTCTGATCATGCGCCAGCTGGGCGAAATGGTCGTTGAAGAGCCGGTCGCAGGCTCCTTCAGCCACTTTGCCTATAAATACTGGGGCAGCTTTGCCGGTTTCGCCTCAGGCTGGAACTACTGGGTGCTGTACGTTCTGGTTGCCATGGCCGAACTGACGGCCGTCGGGAAATACATTCAGTTCTGGTATCCCGAAATCCCAACCTGGGCTTCTGCTGCGGCCTTCTTCGTCATTATCAACGCCATTAACCTCACCAACGTTAAAGTGTTCGGTGAGATGGAGTTCTGGTTCGCCATCATCAAAGTCATTGCCGTGGTGGCGATGATTATCTTTGGCGGCTGGCTGCTGTTCAGCGGCAACGGCGGACCGCAGGCCACCGTGCGCAACCTCTGGGAACAGGGTGGCTTCCTGCCTCACGGCATGACAGGTCTGGTGATGATGATGGCCATCATTATGTTCTCCTTTGGCGGTCTGGAGCTGGTGGGTATCACCGCCGCTGAAGCCGACAACCCGGAGCAGAGCATTCCAAAAGCCACTAACCAGGTTATCTACCGTATTCTGATCTTCTATGTGGGCTCGCTGGCCGTGCTGCTCTCCCTGCTGCCATGGACGCGCGTCACCGCTGACACCAGCCCGTTTGTGCTGATCTTCCACGAGCTGGGCGACACCTTTGTCGCCAACGCCCTGAACATCGTGGTACTGACCGCAGCGCTCTCCGTATACAACAGCTGCGTATACTGCAATAGCCGTATGCTGTTCGGCCTCGCCCAACAGGGCAACGCGCCGAAGATGCTGCTTAACGTTGATAAACGCGGCGTGCCGGTGAATACCATCATTGTTTCCGCCATCGTGACCGCCCTGTGCGTGCTCATTAACTACATGGCACCGGAATCGGCTTTTGGCCTGCTGATGGCGCTGGTGGTCTCTGCCCTGGTCATCAACTGGGCGATGATCAGCCTGGCACACATCAAGTTCCGCCGCGCGAAACAGCAGCAGGGCGTCACCACGCGCTTCCCTGCCCTGCTCTATCCGCTGGGTAACTGGATCTGCCTGCTGTTTATGGCGGCCGTGCTGGTGATCATGCTGATCACGCCGGGTATGGCGATTTCCGTCTACCTGATCCCGGTCTGGATTGCGATCCTGGGCGTGGGCTATCTCTTCAGTCAGAAAAGCCGTAATGCCATGAAGGCGCACTAA
- the ppdD gene encoding prepilin peptidase-dependent pilin, with product MDRQQGFTLIELMVVIGIIAILSAIGVPAYQNYLRKAALTDMLQTFVPYRTAIELCALDHGGVESCDAGSNGIPSPTTTRYVSGMSVAKGVVTLTGQESLNGLTVTMTPRWSDGNGMTGWTRDCSISADSALKQACEDVFRFDNN from the coding sequence ATGGACAGACAACAAGGCTTCACACTCATTGAGCTGATGGTGGTCATTGGCATTATTGCGATTCTGAGCGCCATCGGCGTCCCCGCCTATCAGAATTACCTGCGCAAGGCGGCGCTGACCGATATGCTGCAAACCTTCGTTCCCTACCGCACCGCCATCGAGCTTTGCGCGCTGGATCACGGTGGTGTGGAAAGCTGCGATGCCGGCAGCAACGGCATCCCTTCCCCCACCACGACACGCTACGTTTCAGGAATGAGCGTAGCGAAAGGGGTCGTGACCTTAACAGGACAGGAGAGTCTTAACGGGCTGACGGTAACCATGACGCCACGGTGGAGCGACGGCAACGGTATGACGGGCTGGACGCGTGACTGCAGCATCAGTGCTGACAGCGCCCTGAAGCAGGCCTGCGAAGACGTTTTCCGCTTCGACAATAACTGA
- the nadC gene encoding carboxylating nicotinate-nucleotide diphosphorylase has protein sequence MPPRRYNPDHRREALLERINMDIPASVSHALKEDLGGDVNAEKDITAQLLPKETRSHAVIITREDGVFCGKRWVEEVFTQLAGDDVQVTWHVEDGDAVKANQPLFELDGPSRVLLTGERTALNFVQTLSGVASEVRRYVDLLAGTRTQLLDTRKTLPGLRTALKYAVLCGGGANHRLGLSDAFLIKENHIIASGSVRQAVEKAFWLHPDVPVEVEVENLDELEQAIKAGADIIMLDNFETEQMREAVKLTNGRAQLEVSGNVTFETIREFAETGVDYISVGALTKHVRALDLSMRFK, from the coding sequence ATGCCGCCTCGCCGCTACAACCCCGACCACCGACGTGAAGCGCTTCTGGAACGTATTAATATGGATATTCCGGCAAGCGTCTCCCATGCTTTGAAAGAAGATCTGGGCGGTGACGTTAATGCTGAAAAGGATATTACCGCACAATTATTGCCAAAAGAGACGCGCTCCCACGCGGTCATCATCACCCGTGAAGACGGTGTTTTTTGCGGCAAGCGTTGGGTTGAAGAGGTCTTTACTCAACTGGCAGGCGACGATGTGCAGGTAACATGGCACGTGGAAGACGGCGATGCAGTCAAGGCCAACCAGCCGCTGTTCGAACTGGACGGACCTTCCCGCGTCTTGCTGACCGGCGAACGTACCGCGCTCAATTTTGTACAAACGCTCTCAGGCGTGGCCAGCGAAGTGCGTCGCTACGTTGACCTGCTGGCCGGTACCCGCACTCAGCTGCTGGATACCCGCAAAACGCTGCCGGGCCTGCGCACCGCGCTGAAATATGCGGTGCTCTGCGGCGGGGGCGCAAACCATCGTCTGGGCCTGTCCGACGCCTTCCTGATTAAAGAGAACCACATTATTGCCTCCGGCTCCGTGCGTCAGGCGGTGGAGAAAGCCTTCTGGCTGCACCCGGATGTGCCGGTTGAGGTGGAAGTCGAAAACCTGGACGAGCTGGAGCAGGCGATTAAGGCCGGGGCCGATATCATCATGCTCGATAACTTCGAAACAGAGCAGATGCGCGAGGCGGTAAAACTGACAAACGGCCGGGCTCAGCTTGAAGTATCCGGGAACGTCACTTTCGAAACGATCCGTGAATTCGCCGAAACCGGCGTGGATTACATCTCCGTCGGTGCGCTAACCAAACACGTTCGCGCTCTCGACCTCTCAATGCGCTTTAAATAA
- a CDS encoding GMP reductase yields the protein MRIEEDLKLGFKDVLIRPKRSTLKSRSDVELERQFTFKHSGQTWSGVPIIAANMDTVGTFEMATALAQFDILTAVHKHYSPEEWNAFVASASADVVKHVMVSTGTSDADFEKTKQILKANPALNFVCIDVANGYSEHFVQFVSKAREAWPTKTIIAGNVVTGEMCEELILSGADIVKVGIGPGSVCTTRVKTGVGYPQLSAVIECADAAHGLGGQIISDGGCTMPGDVAKAFGGGADFVMLGGMLAGHEESGGTVVEENGEKFMLFYGMSSESAMTRHVGGVAKYRAAEGKTVKLPLRGPVEYTARDILGGLRSACTYVGASRLKELTKRTTFIRVQEQENRVFNSL from the coding sequence ATGCGTATCGAAGAAGATCTGAAGTTAGGTTTCAAAGACGTTCTTATCCGCCCTAAACGCTCTACACTGAAAAGTCGCTCAGACGTTGAACTCGAACGTCAATTCACCTTTAAGCATTCCGGTCAGACCTGGTCTGGCGTGCCGATCATCGCTGCCAACATGGATACTGTGGGAACCTTTGAGATGGCAACCGCCCTGGCACAGTTCGACATTCTCACCGCCGTGCACAAACATTACAGCCCTGAAGAGTGGAATGCGTTCGTTGCGTCCGCGTCTGCTGACGTGGTGAAGCATGTGATGGTCTCTACCGGCACCTCCGATGCGGATTTCGAGAAGACCAAACAGATCCTGAAGGCTAACCCGGCACTCAACTTCGTTTGCATTGATGTGGCGAATGGTTACTCCGAGCACTTCGTGCAGTTCGTCAGCAAGGCGCGCGAGGCCTGGCCGACGAAAACCATCATCGCGGGCAACGTGGTGACCGGTGAAATGTGTGAAGAGCTGATCCTCTCCGGTGCAGATATCGTGAAAGTAGGTATTGGCCCGGGCTCCGTATGCACCACACGCGTCAAAACCGGCGTCGGTTATCCGCAGCTCTCCGCCGTCATTGAATGTGCCGACGCGGCGCACGGGCTCGGCGGCCAGATCATCAGCGACGGCGGTTGCACCATGCCGGGTGATGTTGCGAAAGCCTTCGGTGGCGGTGCGGACTTCGTGATGCTCGGCGGTATGCTGGCAGGCCACGAAGAGAGCGGTGGTACCGTGGTTGAAGAGAACGGCGAGAAATTTATGCTGTTCTACGGCATGAGCTCTGAATCCGCGATGACCCGTCACGTCGGTGGCGTGGCAAAATACCGTGCGGCAGAAGGCAAAACCGTGAAGCTGCCTCTGCGCGGCCCGGTTGAATACACCGCGCGCGATATCCTCGGCGGCCTGCGCTCGGCCTGCACCTACGTTGGGGCATCCCGCCTGAAAGAGCTGACGAAACGTACAACGTTTATTCGCGTTCAGGAACAGGAAAACCGCGTATTCAATAGCCTGTAA
- the gspE gene encoding type II secretion system protein GspE yields MNTDQLVALCLRHHALLLNSDSDMVSIAVVGNPAAELMEALRFATQKRIDIECWSAERMEKQRQLTSQSHLPVVSLTHSTVDILNHTLQQAINQRASDIHIEPMEHACQIRLRIDGVLCPQPPLSASLASQFSARLKVLGNLDIAERRLPQDGQFTIELANAPVSFRIATLPCSGGEKIVLRLLHQVQQALEPKALGMSAEQLACFNEALHQPQGLILVTGPTGSGKTVTLYSALQARNTPDVNICSVEDPIEIPLAGLNQTQINPRAGLTFQSVLRALLRQDPDIIMVGEIRDGETAGIAINAAQTGHLVLSTLHTNSTTEALTRLEQMGVARWMISSALSMVIAQRLVRRLCPHCRREASEHAELPHAVWSRPLPRWQPIGCERCYHGFYGRVAIFEVLTIDNALRKAITSGAGTEVIEASARQAGMISLFEHGCMAVEQGMTTIEELVRVLGMPDGC; encoded by the coding sequence ATGAATACCGATCAACTCGTGGCGCTTTGCCTGCGCCATCACGCTCTGCTGCTCAACAGCGACAGTGACATGGTCAGCATCGCCGTTGTAGGCAACCCCGCGGCTGAACTGATGGAGGCGCTGCGTTTCGCCACCCAGAAACGAATTGATATTGAGTGCTGGAGCGCTGAGCGCATGGAAAAACAGCGACAGCTAACGTCACAATCCCATCTGCCCGTTGTTTCGCTAACGCACTCAACGGTAGATATCCTCAACCACACGCTGCAGCAGGCAATCAACCAGCGCGCCTCTGATATTCATATCGAACCGATGGAGCACGCGTGCCAGATCCGTTTACGCATCGACGGGGTTCTTTGCCCCCAGCCTCCGCTTTCCGCCTCGCTGGCAAGCCAGTTCAGCGCGCGTTTAAAAGTGCTGGGTAACCTGGATATTGCAGAGCGTCGTTTGCCACAGGACGGTCAGTTTACGATTGAGCTGGCGAACGCGCCGGTCTCGTTTCGGATCGCGACGCTTCCCTGCAGCGGCGGCGAGAAAATTGTGCTGCGTCTCCTGCATCAGGTTCAGCAGGCCCTTGAGCCAAAAGCGCTTGGCATGAGTGCTGAACAACTGGCCTGTTTTAATGAGGCCCTCCACCAGCCGCAGGGGCTAATTCTGGTTACCGGCCCTACCGGCAGCGGCAAAACCGTGACGCTGTATAGCGCGCTGCAGGCGCGTAACACCCCTGACGTCAACATCTGTAGCGTGGAGGATCCCATTGAGATCCCCCTTGCGGGATTAAACCAGACGCAGATTAATCCCCGGGCGGGTTTAACATTCCAGAGCGTGCTGCGGGCGCTGCTACGCCAGGATCCAGACATCATTATGGTCGGCGAAATTCGTGACGGTGAAACGGCAGGGATTGCCATTAATGCTGCCCAGACCGGGCACCTGGTGCTATCAACGCTGCACACCAACTCGACGACGGAAGCCCTGACTCGCCTGGAGCAGATGGGCGTGGCGCGCTGGATGATATCTTCCGCGCTGTCGATGGTGATTGCCCAGCGGCTGGTCCGGCGTCTGTGCCCGCACTGTCGCCGGGAAGCCAGCGAGCATGCTGAATTACCGCACGCCGTATGGTCCAGACCGCTTCCACGCTGGCAGCCCATCGGCTGTGAGCGCTGTTATCACGGTTTTTATGGCCGTGTGGCCATTTTTGAAGTACTCACGATCGACAATGCCCTGCGGAAGGCCATTACCAGCGGGGCGGGAACAGAAGTGATAGAGGCGAGCGCCCGGCAGGCGGGAATGATTTCTCTTTTTGAGCACGGCTGCATGGCCGTCGAACAGGGGATGACCACGATCGAAGAGCTGGTGCGCGTCCTGGGCATGCCGGATGGCTGCTAA
- the hofC gene encoding protein transport protein HofC, with amino-acid sequence MAANQLWRWRALTQEGDPRSGTLWATDRNAAFTRLMHSGLHPLTLTRCAQRHRWRPHHCYEMFRQLATLLQAGLTLSHSLQMLAEQHPLKPWQALLQSIADELSEGAPFSESLKKWPAVFSPLHVSMVKTGELTGKLEECCRQLAQQQKAQQQLSAKVKKALRYPAIVLTLAVLVVLAMVILVLPEFAAIYKTFNTPLPLLTQMVMGMAAFMRSYALALFAALLAPLATAWTLRQNPRWQRILMLTPVLGALAKGQKLGHIFTVLSLTQQAGIPFLQGLASAEETVESRYWQGILRGVREDIEKGLPVWSSFQKAAIFTPLCIQLLRTGEMSGALDIMLANLARHHTEQTFQRADSLAALLEPVLLIVTGVIIGTLVVAMYLPIFHLGDAMSAG; translated from the coding sequence ATGGCTGCTAATCAGCTCTGGCGCTGGCGAGCGCTCACCCAGGAAGGAGACCCCCGAAGCGGGACACTCTGGGCCACAGACCGCAATGCCGCCTTCACCAGGCTGATGCACAGCGGCCTCCATCCTCTGACGCTGACCCGATGCGCTCAGCGACACCGCTGGCGGCCACATCACTGCTACGAGATGTTTCGCCAGCTCGCAACGCTTCTGCAGGCCGGGCTGACATTGTCCCACAGCCTGCAGATGCTGGCAGAACAACATCCGTTAAAACCGTGGCAGGCGCTGCTGCAAAGCATTGCCGATGAGCTTAGTGAGGGAGCCCCCTTTTCTGAGTCGCTAAAAAAGTGGCCAGCCGTTTTTAGCCCACTGCATGTCTCGATGGTGAAAACCGGTGAGCTCACAGGGAAGCTGGAGGAGTGCTGTCGCCAGCTCGCGCAGCAGCAAAAAGCGCAGCAGCAGCTCAGTGCGAAAGTGAAAAAGGCGCTGCGCTACCCGGCGATCGTCCTGACCCTGGCCGTACTCGTGGTGCTGGCGATGGTCATCCTGGTCTTGCCCGAGTTTGCCGCGATCTACAAAACGTTTAACACTCCGCTTCCGCTGCTGACGCAAATGGTCATGGGGATGGCCGCATTTATGCGGTCATATGCCCTTGCGTTGTTCGCCGCGTTACTCGCGCCCTTAGCCACCGCCTGGACTCTGCGGCAGAACCCTCGCTGGCAGCGCATCCTGATGCTAACTCCCGTGTTGGGCGCACTGGCAAAAGGTCAAAAACTGGGACATATCTTTACCGTGCTGTCACTCACGCAACAGGCGGGCATCCCCTTTTTACAGGGCCTGGCGAGTGCAGAGGAAACTGTTGAGAGCCGGTACTGGCAGGGAATACTTCGCGGCGTGCGAGAGGACATTGAAAAAGGCCTCCCCGTCTGGTCATCCTTTCAGAAAGCGGCCATCTTTACCCCGCTGTGCATTCAGCTTTTACGAACCGGCGAAATGTCAGGTGCGCTGGACATCATGCTGGCAAACCTCGCCCGACATCACACGGAACAGACCTTTCAACGGGCAGATAGCCTGGCGGCACTTCTCGAGCCAGTGCTTCTGATTGTGACGGGGGTCATTATCGGTACGCTGGTGGTGGCAATGTACCTGCCGATTTTCCATCTGGGGGATGCGATGAGCGCGGGTTAG
- a CDS encoding glycoside-pentoside-hexuronide (GPH):cation symporter has protein sequence MDNNTLSVKEKIGYGMGDAGCNIIFGAIMLFVNYFYTDIFGLAPALVGVLLLSVRVIDAVTDPIMGAIADRTRSKYGRFRPWLLWIAFPYALFSILMFTTPEWSYNSKVIYAFVTYFLLSLTYTAINIPYCSLGGVITNDPKERVACQSYRFVLVGIATLLLSLTLLPMADWFGGDNKAKGYQMAMTVLALIGTCMFLFCFATVRERVRPAVQTNDELKNDLKDVWKNDQWVRILLLTLCNVCPGFIRMAATMYYVTWVMGQSTHFATLFISLGVVGMMLGSVLAKVLTDRWCKLKVFFWTNIVLAIFSCAFYFFDPKATVTIVVLYFLLNILHQIPSPLHWSLMADVDDYGEWKTGKRITGISFSGNIFFLKLGLAIAGAMVGFLLSWYGYDAGAKAQSADAINGIVLLFTVIPGIGYLITAGVVRLLKVDRETMKRIQEDLEKRRTNYRELSDYQELKAAETK, from the coding sequence ATGGATAACAACACACTGTCAGTAAAAGAAAAGATCGGCTATGGGATGGGCGACGCCGGATGCAACATTATCTTTGGCGCCATCATGCTGTTTGTTAACTATTTTTATACGGATATTTTTGGCCTCGCGCCTGCGCTGGTCGGCGTGCTGCTGCTGTCCGTCCGCGTAATTGACGCCGTAACGGACCCGATCATGGGCGCGATTGCCGACCGTACCCGCAGTAAATATGGCCGGTTTCGTCCATGGCTGCTGTGGATCGCCTTCCCCTACGCGCTGTTCAGCATCCTGATGTTCACCACGCCGGAGTGGAGCTATAACAGCAAAGTTATCTATGCGTTTGTCACCTACTTCCTGCTCTCTTTGACCTATACGGCAATCAACATCCCCTACTGCTCCTTAGGAGGGGTGATCACCAACGATCCAAAAGAACGTGTGGCCTGCCAGTCGTATCGCTTCGTGCTGGTCGGCATCGCCACGCTGCTGCTCTCATTAACGCTGCTGCCGATGGCCGACTGGTTTGGCGGGGACAACAAAGCCAAAGGCTACCAGATGGCGATGACCGTGCTGGCGCTGATTGGCACCTGCATGTTCCTGTTCTGCTTCGCCACCGTGCGCGAGCGCGTGCGCCCGGCGGTACAGACCAACGACGAGTTGAAAAACGATTTGAAAGACGTGTGGAAGAACGACCAGTGGGTACGCATTCTGCTGCTGACGCTCTGCAACGTCTGCCCGGGCTTCATCCGTATGGCGGCCACCATGTATTACGTCACCTGGGTGATGGGCCAGAGCACCCACTTCGCTACGCTGTTTATCAGCCTGGGCGTGGTCGGCATGATGCTCGGCAGCGTGCTGGCAAAAGTGCTGACCGACCGCTGGTGTAAGCTGAAGGTCTTCTTCTGGACCAACATCGTGCTGGCGATTTTCTCCTGCGCCTTCTACTTCTTCGACCCGAAAGCCACCGTCACCATTGTGGTGCTCTACTTCCTGCTGAACATCCTGCACCAGATCCCGTCTCCGCTGCACTGGTCGCTGATGGCCGACGTGGACGACTACGGCGAGTGGAAGACCGGGAAGCGCATCACGGGCATCAGCTTCTCCGGCAACATCTTCTTCCTCAAGCTGGGGCTGGCAATTGCCGGGGCGATGGTCGGCTTCCTGCTCTCCTGGTACGGTTATGACGCGGGCGCGAAAGCGCAGAGCGCGGACGCCATTAACGGGATCGTGCTGCTCTTTACCGTTATTCCCGGCATTGGATACTTAATTACCGCGGGCGTGGTACGTCTGCTGAAGGTGGACCGTGAAACGATGAAACGCATTCAGGAAGACCTGGAAAAACGTCGCACCAATTACCGTGAACTGAGCGACTATCAGGAACTAAAAGCCGCAGAGACAAAATAA
- a CDS encoding glycoside hydrolase family 43 protein — MHQWPNPFIEQRADPYILRHEGQYYFIASVPQYDRLAVRRAASLEGLCNAEEVVVWRKPETGPMSQLIWAPELHHIDGKWYIYFAATHTQALDALGMFQHRMFAIECADDDPLTGAWVEKGQIKTPFDTFALDATTFVHQGKRWYLWAQKAPDITGNSNLYLCEMANPWTLKGEPVMLSKPEYDWECRGFWVNEGPAVLVHGDKLFISYSASATDENYCMGLLWIDLNADPKNPANWHKSPRPVFVTSYENRQFGPGHNSFTQTQEGEDVLVYHARNYTEIEGDPLYDPNRHTRLKLVRWNENGMPDFGIPPADTL; from the coding sequence ATGCATCAGTGGCCAAACCCGTTTATCGAACAACGTGCCGACCCGTACATTTTACGCCATGAGGGGCAGTACTATTTTATCGCCTCCGTGCCGCAGTACGACAGGCTGGCGGTCCGCCGCGCAGCGTCGCTGGAAGGCTTATGTAATGCTGAAGAAGTGGTGGTCTGGCGCAAACCCGAGACCGGCCCGATGAGCCAGCTCATTTGGGCACCTGAACTGCACCACATTGACGGGAAGTGGTACATCTACTTTGCCGCGACGCACACCCAGGCGCTCGACGCGCTCGGGATGTTCCAGCACCGAATGTTCGCCATTGAATGTGCTGACGACGATCCGCTTACCGGCGCGTGGGTGGAAAAAGGGCAGATAAAAACGCCTTTCGACACCTTCGCCCTGGACGCCACCACCTTTGTGCATCAGGGAAAACGCTGGTATCTGTGGGCGCAAAAAGCGCCGGATATCACCGGGAACTCCAACCTTTACCTGTGCGAAATGGCGAACCCGTGGACGCTAAAAGGCGAGCCGGTGATGCTCAGCAAGCCGGAGTATGACTGGGAGTGTCGCGGATTTTGGGTTAATGAAGGCCCGGCGGTGCTGGTTCACGGCGATAAGCTGTTTATCAGCTATTCCGCCAGCGCCACCGACGAGAACTACTGCATGGGGCTACTGTGGATAGACCTGAATGCCGATCCGAAAAACCCGGCAAACTGGCACAAATCCCCGCGTCCGGTGTTCGTTACCAGCTATGAAAACCGCCAGTTCGGCCCGGGACACAACAGCTTTACGCAAACGCAGGAAGGGGAAGACGTGCTGGTGTATCACGCGCGTAATTACACCGAAATTGAGGGCGATCCGCTGTACGATCCGAACCGGCATACTCGCCTGAAGCTCGTCCGCTGGAATGAAAACGGGATGCCTGATTTCGGCATCCCGCCCGCGGATACGCTGTAG
- the ampE gene encoding beta-lactamase regulator AmpE — protein MTLFTMLLVIIAERLFKLGEHWHLDHRLEVFFRRIKHFSMLRTLLMMAGVMVITFLLLRSLHGLFFNVPLLVVWILLGVLCIGAGKVRLHYHAYLKAASRDDAHARGAMASELTMIHGVPPDCDEREFLRELQNALLWINFRYYLAPLFWFVVGGPWGPVLLMGYAFLRAWQTWLARYLTPHERLLSGIDAILHVLDWLPVRLVGVVYALIGHGEKALPAWFASLADRHTSQYQVLTRLAQFSLAREPHTDKIETPKAAVSMAKKTSFVVVVIVALLTIYGTLV, from the coding sequence ATGACGTTGTTTACCATGCTGCTGGTTATCATCGCTGAACGCCTGTTCAAGCTCGGCGAGCACTGGCATCTGGATCACCGGCTGGAGGTGTTTTTCCGCCGGATTAAGCACTTTTCCATGCTGCGCACGCTGCTGATGATGGCGGGCGTGATGGTCATTACGTTCCTGCTCCTGCGCTCGCTGCACGGACTCTTTTTCAACGTACCGCTGCTGGTGGTGTGGATCCTGCTTGGGGTGCTGTGCATTGGTGCGGGCAAGGTGCGTTTGCACTATCACGCCTACCTGAAAGCCGCCTCCCGTGACGATGCCCATGCGCGCGGTGCTATGGCGAGCGAGCTGACGATGATCCACGGCGTGCCGCCGGACTGCGACGAGCGCGAATTTCTGCGCGAGCTGCAGAACGCGCTGCTGTGGATTAACTTCCGTTACTACCTGGCGCCGCTGTTCTGGTTTGTGGTGGGCGGCCCGTGGGGACCGGTACTGCTGATGGGGTATGCGTTCCTGCGCGCCTGGCAGACCTGGCTTGCTCGTTATCTGACGCCGCATGAACGTTTGCTGTCCGGCATCGATGCCATCCTGCACGTGCTCGACTGGCTCCCGGTGCGTCTGGTGGGCGTGGTGTATGCGTTAATTGGTCATGGTGAGAAAGCGCTGCCCGCGTGGTTTGCTTCGCTGGCTGACCGCCATACGTCGCAGTACCAGGTGCTAACGCGTCTGGCGCAGTTCTCGCTGGCGCGTGAGCCGCATACCGACAAGATTGAAACACCAAAAGCCGCTGTCTCCATGGCGAAGAAAACGTCGTTTGTGGTGGTGGTGATCGTGGCACTGCTGACGATTTACGGCACGCTAGTGTAA